A portion of the Callithrix jacchus isolate 240 chromosome 13, calJac240_pri, whole genome shotgun sequence genome contains these proteins:
- the BLK gene encoding tyrosine-protein kinase Blk produces MGMVSSKRQVNEKDKGQWSPLKASAQDKAPPPLPPLVVFNHLTPPRPEEHLDEDEHFAVALYDYAAVNDRDLQMLKGEKLQVLKGTGAWWLAKSLVTGREGYVPSNFVARVESLEVERWFFRSLSRKEAERQLLAPVNKAGSFLIRESETNKGAFSLSVKDVTAQGELIKHYKIRSLDEGGYYISPRITFPSLQALVQHYSKKGDGLCQRLTLPCVGLAPQNPWAQDEWEIPRQSLKLVRKLGSGQFGDVWMGYYKKNIKVAIKTLKEGAMSPEAFLGEANVMKTLQHKRLVRLYAVVTKEPIYIVTEYMARGCLLDFLKTDEGSRLSLPRLIDMSAQIAEGMAYIERMNSIHRDLRAANILVSETLCCKIADFGLARIIDSEYMAQEGAKFPIKWTAPEAIHFGVFTIKADVWSFGVLLMEVVTYGRVPYPGMSNPEVIRNLERGYRMPRPDTCPPELYRGVIAQCWRSRPEERPTFEFLHSVLEDFYTATERQYELQP; encoded by the exons GTTGTCTTTAACCACCTTACTCCTCCACGGCCCGAGGAACACCTGGACGAAG ATGAGCATTTCGCGGTAGCCCTCTATGACTATGCCGCCGTGAATGACCGGGACCTGCAGATGCTGAAGGGGGAGAAGCTACAGGTCCTGAAGGG AACTGGAGCCTGGTGGCTGGCCAAGTCACTCGTCACAGGAAGAGAAGGCTATGTGCCCAGCAACTTTGTGGCCCGAGTGGAGAGCCTGGAAGTGGAGAG GTGGTTCTTTAGATCGCTGAGCCggaaggaggctgagaggcagctTCTGGCTCCAGTCAACAAGGCTGGCTCCTTTCTCATCAGAGAGAGTGAAACCAACAAAG GTGCCTTCTCCCTGTCTGTGAAGGACGTCACTGCCCAGGGGGAGCTGATCAAGCACTATAAGATCCGCTCCCTGGATGAGGGGGGCTACTACATCTCCCCCCGGATCACCTTCCCCTCACTGCAGGCCCTGGTGCAGCACTATTCTA AGAAGGGGGATGGTCTCTGCCAGAGGCTGACCCTGCCCTGTGTGGGCCTGGCCCCACAAAACCCCTGGGCCCAGGATGAATGGGAAATCCCCCGGCAGTCTCTCAAGCTGGTCAGGAAACTCGGGTCTGGACAATTTGGCGACGTCTGGATGG GTTACTACAAAAAGAACATAAAGGTGGCCATCAAGACGCTGAAGGAGGGAGCCATGAGTCCGGAAGCCTTCCTGGGCGAGGCCAACGTGATGAAGACCCTGCAGCACAAGCGGCTGGTCCGGCTCTATGCCGTGGTCACCAAGGAGCCCATCTACATTGTCACCGAGTACATGGCCAGAG GGTGCCTGCTGGATTTCTTGAAGACGGATGAAGGGAGCAGATTGTCACTCCCAAGGCTGATCGACATGTCGGCCCAG ATTGCTGAAGGGATGGCGTACATCGAGCGCATGAATTCCATCCACCGCGACCTGCGGGCGGCTAACATCCTGGTGTCTGAGACCTTGTGCTGCAAGATTGCTGATTTTGGCTTGGCTCGGATCATCGACAGTGAATACATGGCCCAGGAGG GGGCCAAGTTCCCCATCAAGTGGACTGCCCCAGAAGCCATCCACTTCGGGGTCTTCACCATCAAAGCTGATGTGTGGTCATTTGGAGTCCTCCTGATGGAAGTCGTCACTTACGGGCGGGTGCCATACCCAG GGATGAGCAACCCCGAGGTCATCCGCAACCTGGAGCGCGGTTACCGCATGCCGCGTCCCGACACCTGCCCGCCCGAGCTGTACCGCGGCGTCATCGCCCAGTGCTGGCGCAGCCGGCCGGAGGAGCGGCCCACCTTCGAGTTCCTGCATTCAGTGCTGGAGGACTTCTACACGGCCACCGAGCGGCAGTACGAACTTCAGCCCTAG